The nucleotide window CGCGCCGCTGCGGCAGCCAGGATGGGCCAGCGCTGCGCGCCCGCGCCGCCCACCTCCTTTACGGCCCACCCCCAAACAACGACCAGGAGCTGACTGCCCTGGCCGACCAGCTAGACCAACTTGAGAGCGAGGTTCAACACCGATGAGCGCCCCCACCACCCCTATGCCAGACCACCGCGCCCGCCTCGTAGATGTGCGCTCAGAGGTCGCCAAGGCCGTCGTCGGCCAGGACGCTGCCGTCACCGGTCTGGTGCTGGCGGCGCTAGCAGGCGGCCACGTCCTACTTGAGGGCGTCCCCGGCGTCGCCAAAACCCTGCTGGTGCGTTCCCTAGCCACCGCCCTGAACGTGGACACCAAACGCATCCAATTCACCCCTGATCTCATGCCCGGTGACGTCACCGGATCCTTGGTCTACGACTCGCGCACAGCAGAGTTCTCCTTCCGTGAGGGACCCGTATTCACCAACCTGCTCCTAGCGGACGAGATCAACCGCACGCCCCCAAAGACGCAGGCGGCGCTGCTGGAGGCCATGGAGGAGCGGCAGGTCTCGGTAGACGGCCAGCCGCGCCCGCTGCCCGACCCATTCATGGTGATCGCCACCCAAAACCCGGTGGAGTACGAGGGCACCTACCCACTGCCCGAAGCCCAACTGGACCGCTTTCTGCTCAAGCTGGTGCTGCCACTACCCGAGCGCTCAGAGGAGATCGAGGTGCTCTCCCGCCACGCCTCCGGATTCGACCCGCGCAACCTACCTGGCGCGGGCTTGCGGGCAGTGGCTGATGGCCAGGACCTAGCGGAAGCCCGCGAGCAAGTGCGCACTGTAGGTACCTCCCCTGAGCTGCTGGCCTACGTGGTGGACCTGGTCCGCGCCACCCGCAGCGCGCCGAGTGTGGCCCTGGGGGTGTCCCCTCGTGGTGCCACAGCGCTGTTGGCCACCTCCCGCGCCTGGGCCTGGCTGTCTGGCCGCTCCTTCGTCACCCCTGACGATGTCAAGGCCCTGGCCCTGCCGACTCTGCGCCACCGTATACAGCTGCGCCCCGAGTCGGAGATGGAGGGGGTCACCACAGAGGCGGTCATCACTGGTGTGCTGCGTTCCGTGCCCGTCCCCCGCTGAGTCGCCCATTTCCGGAAGGAGGCCCCGTGTACCTGTCCGAACGTGCCGCCGTGCTTATGTTGCTCGGGGCCGTCCCCGTGCTGATCTGGCCGCGCCCTTTAACGGTGGTGCTCTGGCTATTGGCGCTGGTGGTTTTGGTGCTGCTGGATGTGCTGCTAGCAGCCTCCCCCCGCTCGTTGCAGGCTGTGCGGAAGGTGGATCGTGCGGTCCGTCTGGGTGAGGCGACGGTGGCCACGTTGACCATCTCTAACCAGGGCAAGCGGGCGGCTCATGGTCTGGTGCGTGACGCCTGGGTGCCTTCAGCTGGTGCCAGCAACACCCGCCACCGCCTTAGCCTGGCCCCCGAGCGCCGCACACGGCTGCACACAGAGCTGCGCCCCAGCCGCCGCGGTGACCGCGTGGCAGACCTGGTGACCGTGCGCTTATCCGGCCCGCTCGGCCTAGCTGGCCGCCAGGCCTCCCTACGGGCCCCCGCGAAGCTGCGGGTACTGCCCGCCTTCACCTCACGCAAGCACCTGCCCAGCCGCCTGGCCCGTCTGCGGGAAATGGATGGGCGTAGCGCCGTCATGGTGCGGGGTGCTGGCACCGAGTTCGACTCGCTACGCGAGTACGTGGTGGGCGACGACGTGCGCTCCATCGACTGGCGCTCCACCGCCCGACGCGGTGAGGTGGTGGTGCGCACCTGGCGGCCGGAGCGTGACCGGCGGGTGCTGCTGCTGTTAGACACCGGGCGCCTAGCCTGCGCGCGCCTTGGTGACGCCACCCGGATGGACGCCCAGATCGAGGCCGCCCTGTTGCTGTCCGCCTTAGCCTCGCACGCAGGCGACCGGGTGGACGTGGTCGCCCTGGATGAGGAGCTGCGTATGCAGGTGCGCGGCCAGTCAGGTGTAGCCCTCATGGCAGAACTGGCTGACAGCCTGGCCCCAGTGGAACCCCGGCTTGTGGAGACCAGCTGGCAACTCATTACTGAGACCGTCTCCTCGATGCTCTCCCAGCGGGCACTGGTGGTGGTGCTAACCGCGGTCGACTCGGGCACCACCGACGCTGAGGCCATGCGGCACCTGGCCTCACTGGCCCGCCAGCACACGGTGTTGCTGGTCTCCGCCACCGACCCCGCGCTCAGTGAGCTGCGTCAGGAACATGAGCGCACGGACCAGGTCTACGTGGCCGCCGCTGCGGAGCACACTCTGGCCCAAAATGAGACGGTGCGGGCCCGTCTAATCCGCAGCAGTGTGGAGGTGGTTGAGTCCGAGCCTGATCTCCTGGCCCCCACGGCGGCTGACGCCTACCTGTCCCTCAAGGCTGCGGGGCGGCTGTGATTCCCCGACGCCGTCGGCCCCCGGGTAGGAGCCGCTCAGCCAGCTACAGCCACCTTGGTGCCAGCGTCCTCTGCCTCCAAGTCCCCGGCGATGCCACCATCCTTGACGCTCGCTTGGGCGCGGGCGCCGAGCACCAGCATGTAGGCCAGGAACAGCGCCAGGGAAAGCACCCCCAGGGTGATCTTCAGGGCCCAAGGGATCTGTGCTCCCGTTACGAAACCCTCGATCAGGCCCGCGCCCCCCAGGGAGATGGTCAGGGCCACGGCCACGGTGATGAGGGTGCGGCCCTCCTCCGCCAGCGCGTCGGTGCGGCTGCGGTGCCCGGGCACCAACAGGGTCCAGAAGAGCTTGAGGCCAGCCCCACCGGCTACAAAGACGCTGGTGAGTTCCAGCAGCCCGTGCGGCAGGATCAGCGCGAAGAACTGCCAGGTCAGGCCGTGGTCGATGAGGATCGCGGCTGCCTGCCCCACATTCAGGGCGTTGCTGAGCATCATCCAGGCTGGCAGTACCCCGGTGATGCCGCCAGCCACGCAGATCGCCGCGATACGCGCATTGTTGGTCCAGACTTGACCGGCGAACTCGTGCGGGGCGTAGTTGGTGTAGTACGAGGCGAAGGCGTCGTTGGCATAGGAGTCGAGTTGCTTGGGTGTGCCCAGGGCGCTCATGGCGGCCGGGCTACGCAAGGTCCACCATGCCGCCAACACGGCCAGCAGCACGCTGACGATCGTGGTCCAAAGGCTCCACCAGCGCACCCGGTAAAGGGCCGCTGGCATCGTGGTAGTGACGTAGTCACGCAGCACGGACCAGCCGGTACGGCTGCTGCCAGTAACCCGACTGCGTGCACTAGCCACCAGCGAGGAGAGTTCGGCGACCACTTGTGGGTCTGGGGCGCTGGTGCGCACCCGCGAGAGGTGCCCGGCAGTGACGCGGTAGAGGGACACCAGTTCGTCGGCCTGCTTTCCCGTCAGGCGCCTGGTGGCGGCCAGCTCCCGCAGTCGGTCCCACTGGTGCTGGTGGGCGGCGACAAAAGCATCAATATCCACAACCCAACTTTGACACGGTGGTGACCATGGATACCTCATCCGAGCGGAGGATCGAGCAGGAGCGGATGGTGACGGGTGAGGCCGTCGCCTTGGACGTGGTGCCTGCGACGGTCGGTTCGCGCCTGCTCAGCGGGGTGATCGATTACGGCATTATGAGCGTGGGCCTGGTGCTGTCTCTGGCTACTTTCGTTAAGGTGGCGCCTGCGAACATCTCCTATGCCGTGGCAATGACGATCGCATCCCTAATTTTGGTGTTCTGGGTGGTGTTCCTGCCGGTGACGGTGGAGACGCTCAGTCGGGGCCGTAGTGCGGGCCGACTGGTGGTGGGTACCCGGGTGGTGCGGGACGACGGCGGCGCGGTGCGACTGCGTCACAGCCTGGTGCGGGCGCTGGTCGCGGTGGTGGAGACTGTTCTGTGCACCGGTGTGTTGGCGATCTGTGTGTGCATCGTGACGCGCCGCGGCAAGCGTGCGGGTGACCTGCTGGCGGGAACCTACGTGATCCATGAGCGGGCGAATGCCAAGAGCGCTCCCCCGCTGCTCATGCCGCCTGAGCTGGCTCAGTGGGCGCACGACGCTGACCTGCACGCCCTGCCCGGCCACTTGGCCTTGGTGACCCGCAGCTTCCTGCAGCGCACCACCACGTTGTCCCCTGAGGCGCGGCAGCGGATTGGGGTGACGCTGGCGCAGCAAGTCCTGCCCCTGGTCTCCCCTCCCCCACCGGCCAGCACGAATCCGGAGCGCTTCTTGGCGGCGGTGTTGGTGGAGCGGCGTGACCGCGAACTGAGATTGGCACGCCGAGACCTGGACTTCGATGAGCGATTGCGTCAGGGCGAGCCGACTCCGGTGTACTCGCTGTCCTGAGCCGCCTGAAAACTGACGGCAGCCGTCGCGGGGCAGGCAGCGGCGGGTGTGGCGCTCAGACGCCGAGGGCCTCATGCGGCAGGAGCACGGGCACGCCGTCGCGCACGGGGTAGCTGAGCCCGGCACCGCGGGAGACCAGCACTGGGGCACCGTCCGGGCCAAAACCGTCCACCAGCTCCTCACCGGTGACGGGGCAGCGCAGCTGGCTGCGCAGCCAGGTGGGCAGGGGCGTTGCGGGACCAGCGTTGGCACTGCCGGGGTTGGTGGGGGCGCTGTGATGCGAGTCAGGGCTGGCCATTTTGCTCCTGGTTCTGGTCTTTCTCACCGCGCAGTACGCGTAGGTGGCCACGGCGGGTGATCTCTCCGTCCATGGGTGAGGCCAGTAGCGACGCCGGGTGCGGCATCCCACCTGCGTGGCTGAGGCGCTCTGCGGGCACCGGCTCGGGCTTGGGTGCCCGGGAGGCCTCACGGACGGCGTCGGCCAGTGCGAGCAAATCGTCCTCGCTGGGCGGTGC belongs to Actinomyces trachealis and includes:
- a CDS encoding AAA family ATPase — encoded protein: MSAPTTPMPDHRARLVDVRSEVAKAVVGQDAAVTGLVLAALAGGHVLLEGVPGVAKTLLVRSLATALNVDTKRIQFTPDLMPGDVTGSLVYDSRTAEFSFREGPVFTNLLLADEINRTPPKTQAALLEAMEERQVSVDGQPRPLPDPFMVIATQNPVEYEGTYPLPEAQLDRFLLKLVLPLPERSEEIEVLSRHASGFDPRNLPGAGLRAVADGQDLAEAREQVRTVGTSPELLAYVVDLVRATRSAPSVALGVSPRGATALLATSRAWAWLSGRSFVTPDDVKALALPTLRHRIQLRPESEMEGVTTEAVITGVLRSVPVPR
- a CDS encoding DUF58 domain-containing protein, which gives rise to MYLSERAAVLMLLGAVPVLIWPRPLTVVLWLLALVVLVLLDVLLAASPRSLQAVRKVDRAVRLGEATVATLTISNQGKRAAHGLVRDAWVPSAGASNTRHRLSLAPERRTRLHTELRPSRRGDRVADLVTVRLSGPLGLAGRQASLRAPAKLRVLPAFTSRKHLPSRLARLREMDGRSAVMVRGAGTEFDSLREYVVGDDVRSIDWRSTARRGEVVVRTWRPERDRRVLLLLDTGRLACARLGDATRMDAQIEAALLLSALASHAGDRVDVVALDEELRMQVRGQSGVALMAELADSLAPVEPRLVETSWQLITETVSSMLSQRALVVVLTAVDSGTTDAEAMRHLASLARQHTVLLVSATDPALSELRQEHERTDQVYVAAAAEHTLAQNETVRARLIRSSVEVVESEPDLLAPTAADAYLSLKAAGRL
- a CDS encoding stage II sporulation protein M; protein product: MDIDAFVAAHQHQWDRLRELAATRRLTGKQADELVSLYRVTAGHLSRVRTSAPDPQVVAELSSLVASARSRVTGSSRTGWSVLRDYVTTTMPAALYRVRWWSLWTTIVSVLLAVLAAWWTLRSPAAMSALGTPKQLDSYANDAFASYYTNYAPHEFAGQVWTNNARIAAICVAGGITGVLPAWMMLSNALNVGQAAAILIDHGLTWQFFALILPHGLLELTSVFVAGGAGLKLFWTLLVPGHRSRTDALAEEGRTLITVAVALTISLGGAGLIEGFVTGAQIPWALKITLGVLSLALFLAYMLVLGARAQASVKDGGIAGDLEAEDAGTKVAVAG
- a CDS encoding RDD family protein, which translates into the protein MDTSSERRIEQERMVTGEAVALDVVPATVGSRLLSGVIDYGIMSVGLVLSLATFVKVAPANISYAVAMTIASLILVFWVVFLPVTVETLSRGRSAGRLVVGTRVVRDDGGAVRLRHSLVRALVAVVETVLCTGVLAICVCIVTRRGKRAGDLLAGTYVIHERANAKSAPPLLMPPELAQWAHDADLHALPGHLALVTRSFLQRTTTLSPEARQRIGVTLAQQVLPLVSPPPPASTNPERFLAAVLVERRDRELRLARRDLDFDERLRQGEPTPVYSLS
- a CDS encoding Trm112 family protein encodes the protein MASPDSHHSAPTNPGSANAGPATPLPTWLRSQLRCPVTGEELVDGFGPDGAPVLVSRGAGLSYPVRDGVPVLLPHEALGV
- a CDS encoding DUF3499 domain-containing protein, with protein sequence MRTVRQCRRSGCSRPAVATLTSVYADQTIVLGPLATEAQPEAYDLCDEHVASFTAPRGWQVIRLAVEFEPAPPSEDDLLALADAVREASRAPKPEPVPAERLSHAGGMPHPASLLASPMDGEITRRGHLRVLRGEKDQNQEQNGQP